A single genomic interval of Selenobaculum gibii harbors:
- a CDS encoding indolepyruvate oxidoreductase subunit beta, protein MSVKNIIIAGVGGQGTLLTSRILGGLALEAGYDVKLSEVHGMAQRGGSVVTYVRYGQEVAEPIVEEGMADILIAFERLEAMRFAHFLKKDGVIIANDQRIDPMPVLLGMAEYPQNIFEQLEKKYQVYAIDAGLEAKKLGNPKVSNMIVLGIAAKNMNFSKAQWYDIIEKIVPPKTVELNKKAFDIGYEFSK, encoded by the coding sequence ATGTCAGTAAAAAATATTATTATTGCCGGCGTTGGCGGGCAGGGGACATTATTAACAAGTCGTATTTTAGGTGGTTTGGCATTAGAAGCCGGCTATGATGTAAAATTATCAGAAGTTCATGGTATGGCACAACGCGGCGGTAGTGTTGTTACCTATGTGCGATATGGTCAGGAAGTTGCTGAACCAATTGTTGAAGAAGGCATGGCAGATATTTTGATTGCGTTTGAACGTTTAGAAGCAATGCGCTTCGCCCATTTCTTGAAAAAAGATGGTGTAATTATCGCCAACGATCAACGGATTGATCCAATGCCAGTTCTATTAGGAATGGCCGAGTATCCTCAAAATATTTTTGAGCAGTTAGAAAAAAAATATCAAGTTTATGCAATTGATGCTGGCTTGGAAGCAAAAAAATTAGGTAATCCGAAGGTATCCAATATGATTGTCCTTGGGATTGCTGCAAAGAATATGAACTTCAGCAAAGCTCAGTGGTATGATATTATTGAAAAAATCGTACCGCCGAAAACAGTGGAGTTAAATAAAAAAGCCTTTGATATCGGCTATGAATTCAGTAAATAA
- a CDS encoding SLC13 family permease, with product MPSSTNKKPQSFEHSFDRKRHTLGLFIAPLFALIIFFLPIPGLTLSAHKLLAIMTLVSLWWITEPVPIAVTSLLGPTLAVIFGVISVKDGFAPFANPIIFLFMGGFILAKAMMVHGLDKRFAFGLLSMKWVGSSPTRIFLAIGIASMLCSGWVSNTATAAMMMPIALGLLTAIKDMFAANGRNIHLHEYKYATGLMLMTAYAASIGGVLTPIGTPPNLIMLGFLDQMANIKISFFEWMTWGSIAMIFYFIITYLLLKKLFPADVSSINGAKELIDKKVQELGSWTQGQKNTAFAFGLAVCLWIFPGILNIFLGSDSPVLKLYDQLLPESIVAMLAALLLFLLPVNWEKRTFTLKWKDAVDGIEWGTLILFGGGLSLGHMMYTTGLSKWIGDGIANSLGEPNLLMIVTVFSLLALIMSELTSHTAATNMVGPLGITAALSAGFDPTPVAVAIALSASLGFMLPVSTPPNAIVYASGYVPITKMISTGFIIDLIGIFLITIPIVIYFVTWILS from the coding sequence TTGCCATCATCCACAAATAAAAAACCTCAAAGCTTTGAACATAGCTTTGATCGCAAACGTCATACTTTAGGCTTATTTATCGCTCCTCTATTCGCACTTATTATTTTTTTCTTACCGATACCAGGGTTAACATTGTCGGCCCATAAACTCCTTGCAATTATGACCTTAGTTTCTTTATGGTGGATTACTGAGCCTGTCCCGATCGCAGTTACCTCTTTATTAGGACCAACTTTAGCAGTTATTTTTGGTGTTATTTCTGTAAAAGATGGATTTGCCCCTTTCGCAAATCCAATTATTTTCTTGTTTATGGGGGGTTTTATCCTCGCTAAAGCAATGATGGTTCATGGATTAGATAAAAGGTTCGCTTTTGGACTTTTGTCAATGAAATGGGTTGGCTCAAGTCCAACAAGAATATTTTTGGCAATTGGAATTGCCTCTATGCTCTGTTCCGGTTGGGTAAGCAACACCGCAACAGCAGCTATGATGATGCCGATTGCCTTAGGTTTATTAACCGCAATCAAAGATATGTTTGCCGCCAATGGAAGGAATATTCATTTGCACGAATACAAATATGCTACTGGATTAATGCTAATGACCGCATATGCGGCGTCTATCGGTGGGGTTTTAACACCAATTGGTACTCCACCAAATTTAATTATGTTAGGATTTCTTGATCAAATGGCGAATATCAAGATTTCTTTTTTTGAATGGATGACATGGGGCTCCATTGCAATGATTTTTTATTTTATTATCACTTATCTGCTTTTAAAAAAGCTATTTCCAGCTGACGTTTCCTCTATCAATGGTGCAAAAGAACTGATTGATAAAAAAGTACAAGAACTGGGCAGTTGGACACAAGGGCAAAAAAATACGGCATTTGCTTTTGGACTAGCTGTCTGTCTCTGGATATTCCCTGGGATTCTTAATATATTTTTAGGTAGTGATTCTCCTGTATTAAAACTGTACGATCAACTATTACCTGAATCAATTGTCGCAATGCTTGCCGCATTATTGCTTTTTCTGCTCCCTGTAAATTGGGAAAAACGCACGTTCACATTAAAATGGAAAGACGCGGTAGATGGAATTGAATGGGGCACACTTATTCTTTTTGGTGGTGGCTTATCCTTAGGGCACATGATGTACACAACAGGTTTATCAAAATGGATTGGCGATGGCATTGCCAATTCTTTAGGCGAGCCAAATTTACTTATGATAGTTACCGTGTTTTCTTTACTTGCATTAATCATGTCTGAACTAACTTCGCATACAGCCGCAACCAATATGGTTGGCCCCCTTGGAATTACAGCGGCTCTTTCTGCTGGTTTTGATCCTACACCAGTAGCCGTTGCAATTGCGTTATCCGCGTCACTCGGCTTTATGCTTCCAGTTTCTACTCCACCAAATGCAATCGTATATGCTAGCGGCTATGTACCTATTACAAAAATGATTTCTACTGGTTTTATTATAGATTTAATCGGGATTTTTTTAATTACGATTCCAATTGTAATCTATTTTGTCACTTGGATATTAAGCTAA
- a CDS encoding phenylacetate--CoA ligase family protein: MIWNEAKECMSRDQLKVLQSARLVKMVDRVYRQVPFYRRKMQELGIEPGDIQSIEDLDKLPFTTKDDLRENYPFGLVAVPRSQVARIHASSGTTGKATVVAYTRRDIDIWSECVARVLTMANITAEDMVHVAYGYGIFTGGLGLHYGVEYLGGTALPMSSGNTKKQITMMEDFGATALACTPSYAVHLAEALEEAGKIDKIKLKSAILGAEPWTENMRLQLENKLGINAFDIYGLSEIMGPGVAGDCIYHKGLHVCEDHFVPEIIDPNTLKPVAEGETGELVFTTVTKEALPLFRYRTKDLTSISYEKCECGRTSARISRFKGRSDDMLIIRGINVFPSQVESALLEVDGILPQYMLIVDRVDNLDTLEVQVEVEDRFFSDEIRHLDALTKKISGVLKSALNIVAKVKLVEPKTLTRSEGKAKRVIDKRHLY; the protein is encoded by the coding sequence ATGATTTGGAATGAAGCAAAAGAATGCATGAGCCGTGACCAGTTGAAGGTATTGCAAAGTGCAAGACTAGTGAAAATGGTGGATCGTGTATATCGTCAAGTGCCATTTTATCGTCGTAAGATGCAAGAGTTAGGAATTGAGCCTGGAGATATTCAAAGCATTGAAGATTTAGATAAACTTCCATTTACAACGAAAGATGATTTAAGGGAAAATTATCCGTTTGGATTAGTTGCAGTACCGCGCTCACAAGTTGCCCGTATTCATGCATCATCAGGTACAACGGGCAAAGCGACAGTTGTTGCTTATACTCGTCGCGATATTGATATATGGTCAGAATGCGTAGCTAGAGTTTTAACTATGGCAAATATTACAGCAGAAGATATGGTGCACGTTGCTTATGGTTATGGAATTTTTACAGGTGGACTAGGTCTTCATTACGGTGTTGAATACCTTGGGGGAACGGCACTTCCTATGTCTTCTGGGAATACGAAAAAGCAAATTACAATGATGGAGGACTTCGGAGCTACAGCTCTTGCATGTACACCTTCGTATGCGGTACATTTAGCAGAAGCATTAGAGGAAGCCGGGAAGATTGATAAAATAAAATTGAAATCAGCCATTTTAGGTGCTGAACCTTGGACAGAAAATATGCGTCTTCAATTGGAAAATAAACTAGGAATTAATGCTTTTGATATTTATGGGCTTAGTGAAATTATGGGACCTGGTGTTGCAGGCGACTGTATTTATCATAAAGGACTTCATGTGTGTGAAGATCATTTTGTACCTGAGATTATTGACCCGAATACATTAAAACCGGTAGCGGAAGGTGAAACGGGTGAGCTTGTATTCACTACGGTTACAAAAGAAGCATTGCCGCTCTTTAGATATCGGACGAAAGATTTAACGAGCATTTCTTATGAAAAATGTGAATGTGGCAGAACGTCAGCGCGCATTTCACGATTTAAAGGGCGTTCAGATGATATGCTTATAATCCGTGGAATTAACGTGTTTCCTTCACAAGTAGAAAGTGCGTTACTTGAAGTGGATGGAATTTTACCGCAGTATATGTTAATTGTCGATCGTGTAGATAATCTTGATACATTAGAAGTACAGGTAGAAGTAGAAGATCGTTTCTTCTCCGATGAAATCAGACATTTAGATGCATTGACGAAAAAGATCAGCGGCGTATTAAAAAGCGCACTGAACATCGTTGCGAAAGTAAAATTGGTGGAACCGAAAACTTTAACACGTAGCGAAGGTAAAGCAAAACGCGTAATCGACAAGAGACATCTATACTAA
- a CDS encoding alanine/glycine:cation symporter family protein, whose amino-acid sequence MELLDSFVNSINDIIWSYILIFMLLVLGAYFSFATKFVQIRMIGEMFRLLTQGVGSKVGENRVSSFQAFCISTASRVGVGNIAGVAIAIVSGGPGAILWMWIIAMIGSATGFIESTLAQVYKINDGRGGYRGGPAYYIKNALGQRGIAIFFAVLISITFGLIFNSVQANTITLAVQSAFGIERMMMGIGLAILTAIVIFGGVTRIAKVTEWLVPIMASIYILVALYIIVTNLSMLPLVFEEIFSTAFSADAALGGGLGAAMMAGIKRGLFSNEAGMGSVPNAAATADVSHPVQQGLIQALGVFVDTLIVCSSSAFIVLLTVDYNMTNLTGIELVQASLASHIGVFAPSLLAIFVLLFAFSSIIGNYYYGESNIEFLHSSPIWLMIFRIAVVGMVLFGSVAKISLVWDLADLFMGLMAITNLIAIAFLAKYALIALKDYTAQKRKGIKEPVFDADILPSQKGIEVWHDKE is encoded by the coding sequence ATGGAATTATTGGATTCTTTTGTGAATAGCATCAATGATATTATATGGTCATATATTTTGATTTTTATGTTGTTGGTACTAGGTGCATATTTTTCATTTGCAACGAAATTTGTGCAAATACGAATGATTGGAGAAATGTTTCGCTTACTTACACAAGGAGTTGGCAGTAAGGTTGGAGAAAATAGAGTTTCTTCATTTCAGGCTTTTTGTATTAGTACGGCGTCACGTGTTGGTGTAGGAAATATTGCCGGGGTTGCAATAGCAATCGTTAGTGGTGGTCCGGGTGCGATTCTTTGGATGTGGATTATTGCAATGATTGGTTCGGCAACTGGTTTTATCGAAAGTACATTAGCGCAAGTTTATAAGATTAATGATGGTAGGGGTGGATATCGTGGTGGTCCAGCGTATTATATTAAAAATGCACTTGGACAGCGTGGGATTGCGATATTTTTTGCCGTGCTGATTAGTATTACGTTTGGATTGATTTTTAATTCTGTACAAGCCAATACAATTACGCTTGCCGTTCAATCGGCATTTGGTATTGAGCGGATGATGATGGGGATTGGCTTGGCAATTTTAACGGCCATCGTTATTTTTGGTGGTGTTACACGAATTGCAAAAGTAACTGAGTGGTTAGTACCGATTATGGCGAGCATTTATATTTTAGTTGCTTTGTATATTATTGTTACGAATTTATCGATGTTGCCACTTGTCTTTGAAGAGATTTTCTCAACTGCATTTAGTGCGGATGCTGCATTAGGTGGTGGACTTGGAGCTGCAATGATGGCAGGTATTAAACGCGGTCTTTTTTCTAATGAAGCTGGGATGGGGTCGGTACCGAATGCAGCAGCGACAGCAGATGTTTCTCATCCAGTGCAGCAGGGGTTGATTCAGGCTTTGGGAGTATTTGTTGATACGTTAATCGTATGCTCATCTTCCGCGTTTATTGTTTTGTTAACTGTCGATTATAATATGACAAATTTAACAGGAATTGAGCTAGTACAAGCTTCGTTAGCTTCGCATATCGGTGTATTTGCACCAAGCTTATTGGCGATTTTCGTATTGTTGTTTGCCTTTAGTTCTATTATTGGAAACTATTATTATGGAGAAAGTAATATTGAATTTCTACATTCTAGCCCAATTTGGTTAATGATTTTTCGGATTGCTGTAGTAGGAATGGTTTTATTTGGTTCAGTTGCGAAGATTTCGTTAGTGTGGGATCTGGCAGATTTATTTATGGGACTTATGGCGATTACTAATTTAATTGCTATAGCTTTTTTAGCGAAGTATGCTTTAATTGCATTGAAAGATTATACAGCGCAAAAACGTAAAGGCATAAAAGAGCCTGTTTTTGACGCGGACATTCTACCAAGTCAAAAAGGAATAGAAGTCTGGCACGATAAAGAATAA
- a CDS encoding cupin domain-containing protein, whose protein sequence is MRATKQLIEGLNLKKHPEGGWFSRVYSAPNRLQDVDRAISGSIYFLLDREEVSHFHQIDCDEIWYYHKGCGLKVYLIYPDGRLQEEVLGIDFTKGEKPMVIIPKGAIFAAENIKRDEFTLISCVTTPQFTFDGFELFTQDALLKKYPEYRNIIEKMAFAKITK, encoded by the coding sequence ATGAGAGCTACAAAGCAGTTGATTGAAGGACTTAATTTAAAGAAACATCCAGAGGGCGGTTGGTTTTCTCGAGTATATAGTGCTCCAAATCGTTTGCAAGATGTTGATCGAGCAATATCAGGGAGCATTTATTTTTTATTAGACCGAGAAGAAGTTTCACATTTCCATCAAATTGATTGTGACGAAATTTGGTATTATCATAAAGGCTGCGGGTTAAAGGTATATTTGATTTATCCAGATGGACGATTGCAAGAAGAGGTTTTGGGAATAGATTTCACTAAAGGAGAAAAACCAATGGTGATTATACCTAAAGGAGCTATTTTTGCTGCGGAAAATATAAAGCGGGATGAATTTACTTTAATTAGTTGTGTAACGACGCCACAATTTACTTTTGATGGATTTGAACTTTTTACGCAAGATGCATTACTTAAAAAATATCCGGAGTATCGTAATATAATAGAAAAAATGGCTTTTGCTAAAATAACTAAATAA
- a CDS encoding ACT domain-containing protein, translated as MFIKQVSVFIENRAGRLADLLEVLARNNVNLIALSLADTAEYGMMRMVVSDAEAAIKALKEEGMSAMLTDVICVRIDHAAGSLHKAMKDIITEVGIEYMYAFSIGKEALNVIKFSEPEKAAELIKKHNIGIWNAGDIENI; from the coding sequence ATGTTTATTAAACAAGTGTCAGTTTTTATTGAAAATCGTGCGGGAAGATTGGCTGATTTATTAGAAGTTCTAGCAAGAAATAACGTGAATTTAATCGCGCTTAGTTTGGCTGATACAGCGGAATACGGAATGATGCGAATGGTTGTATCCGATGCTGAGGCTGCAATCAAGGCGCTAAAAGAAGAAGGAATGTCGGCAATGCTTACGGATGTCATTTGTGTTCGTATTGATCATGCGGCTGGATCACTACATAAGGCGATGAAAGATATTATTACGGAAGTCGGAATTGAATATATGTATGCATTTTCGATTGGCAAAGAAGCATTGAATGTTATCAAGTTCTCTGAGCCAGAAAAAGCTGCAGAGTTGATCAAAAAACATAATATCGGTATTTGGAATGCTGGAGATATTGAAAATATCTAA
- the iorA gene encoding indolepyruvate ferredoxin oxidoreductase subunit alpha — translation MKKKVILLGNEAIARGAYEAGVKVSAAYPGTPSTEISESIAKYDEIYAEWSPNEKVAAEVAMGASIAGVRALASMKQVGLNVAADPLYTFSYMGVNGGMVLAVADDPGLYSSQNEQDTRAVARAAHVPVLEPSDSQEAKDFVKIAYELSEKYDTPVIVRTTTRLSHSQGIVELCDREDVSDKEYVRDIKKNVMIPGHAKFRHPVVEERDKRLAEDGANFPVNCVEMNDSKIGIITSGIPYQYVKEALPTASVLKLGIVNPLPRPLIEAFAAKVDTLYVVEELDPVIEEQVKSWGIEVIGKEIFTLQGEYSANMIRKAIAKEELPLENPATVSPRPPVLCPGCPHRSVFTVLNKLKIHAAGDIGCYTLGALAPLNVIDEFICMGASISTMHGIEKGRGKEFAKDWVAVIGDSTFLHTGINSLMNMVYNKATGTVIILDNSTTGMTGHQDHPATGKTLKGETTYMINLMALCKAMGIPNVMEIDAFDLVAMAAAVKEAVVKDEITVIIAKSPCVLLDKRKRIPYIALADKCRKCGMCLKPGCPAMSKNADGTIHIDDTLCTGCGLCQDLCKFSAIRKAGE, via the coding sequence ATGAAGAAAAAAGTAATTTTATTAGGAAATGAAGCGATTGCCCGTGGGGCATACGAGGCTGGTGTTAAGGTATCTGCAGCTTATCCAGGTACACCGAGTACAGAAATTAGTGAAAGCATTGCAAAATATGATGAAATTTATGCAGAATGGTCGCCAAATGAAAAAGTTGCCGCAGAAGTGGCGATGGGAGCATCTATTGCAGGAGTGCGTGCATTGGCATCAATGAAGCAGGTTGGACTAAATGTAGCGGCAGATCCACTCTATACGTTTTCTTATATGGGGGTAAATGGTGGAATGGTACTTGCAGTTGCTGATGATCCTGGCTTATATAGTTCACAAAATGAACAGGATACAAGAGCAGTTGCGAGAGCTGCTCACGTACCGGTACTTGAACCGTCAGATAGCCAAGAAGCGAAAGACTTTGTCAAAATTGCTTATGAATTAAGTGAAAAATATGATACTCCTGTGATTGTACGAACGACGACTAGATTGTCTCATTCGCAAGGAATTGTTGAATTATGTGATCGAGAAGATGTTTCCGATAAGGAATATGTACGTGACATCAAAAAAAATGTAATGATTCCGGGGCATGCAAAATTTCGTCATCCAGTTGTAGAAGAGAGAGATAAACGTCTTGCGGAAGATGGGGCGAATTTTCCTGTGAATTGTGTAGAGATGAACGATTCGAAAATTGGCATTATCACGAGTGGGATTCCGTATCAATATGTAAAAGAAGCTTTACCGACAGCTTCGGTATTAAAACTTGGAATTGTGAATCCACTCCCGCGTCCGTTAATTGAAGCTTTTGCTGCAAAAGTAGACACGCTTTATGTCGTGGAAGAATTAGATCCTGTGATTGAGGAACAAGTGAAATCATGGGGGATAGAAGTTATCGGTAAGGAGATTTTTACTTTACAAGGCGAATATAGTGCAAATATGATTCGCAAAGCGATTGCGAAAGAAGAGTTGCCGTTAGAAAATCCAGCGACGGTATCGCCTCGTCCACCGGTATTATGTCCGGGATGTCCGCATCGTAGCGTGTTCACGGTATTAAATAAATTAAAAATACATGCGGCAGGTGATATTGGTTGTTATACGCTGGGCGCACTGGCACCGCTTAATGTAATTGATGAATTTATTTGCATGGGTGCAAGTATTAGTACAATGCATGGAATAGAAAAAGGCAGAGGGAAAGAGTTTGCAAAAGATTGGGTTGCCGTTATCGGTGATTCAACGTTTTTACATACAGGGATCAATTCTTTAATGAATATGGTTTATAATAAAGCGACAGGTACGGTAATTATTCTTGATAACTCTACAACGGGAATGACGGGGCATCAAGATCATCCTGCAACAGGTAAAACGCTAAAAGGTGAAACGACGTATATGATAAATCTTATGGCGCTGTGCAAAGCGATGGGCATCCCAAATGTTATGGAAATTGATGCATTTGATTTGGTTGCGATGGCAGCAGCAGTAAAAGAAGCTGTAGTAAAAGACGAAATTACGGTTATTATAGCGAAGTCGCCTTGTGTACTATTAGATAAACGCAAACGCATACCGTATATTGCCCTTGCGGATAAATGCCGTAAATGTGGAATGTGTTTAAAACCGGGCTGTCCGGCGATGTCGAAGAACGCAGATGGCACAATTCATATTGATGATACACTTTGTACTGGCTGTGGTCTGTGTCAGGATTTATGTAAATTTTCAGCAATCCGGAAAGCAGGTGAATAA
- a CDS encoding ribonuclease J has protein sequence MEDQNKLLVIPLGGLGEIGKNMTVFQYGDDIVILDAGLAFPDDDMYGIDLVIPDITYLKNNIDKVRGVVLTHGHEDHIGSLSYLLREINVPVYGTRLALGLVEGRLKENNVGACKLVPVQAGDIIQLGIFKVGFIQGSHSIPDACGIYFNTPVGTVVHTGDFKIDQTPVDGKLIDIHKFAELGNKGVLLLMSDSTNAERPGYTGSEMEVSITLDDAFQQSRGRIILATFASNVSRIQQAIHSACKYKRKVIIFGRSMVNVVNIATQLGYLEMPEGTLIEPEEMNNYREDQVLILTTGSQGEPMSGLSRMATNNHRTVSVNPGDTVLIAATPIPGNETSVSKTIDNLLRLGAHVVYEKISGIHVSGHASQEELKLMLNLVRPKFFIPVHGEYRMLKQHGKIAERLGIPKENILIGENGCVFEFTSDSAKINGKVPSGKVFVDGLGVGDVGNIVLRDRQQFSQEGVVIVVVTLQKEGNIILAGPDLVSRGFVYVRDSEELMNEAQFRVQTALENCLGNNIMEWATLKQQIREALGKYLYEKTGRRPMILPIIMEV, from the coding sequence TTGGAAGATCAAAACAAATTATTAGTAATTCCCCTAGGAGGATTGGGGGAAATAGGAAAAAATATGACCGTGTTTCAATATGGTGACGATATCGTCATCTTAGATGCCGGTCTAGCATTCCCAGATGACGATATGTATGGAATTGATTTAGTAATTCCTGATATAACGTATCTAAAAAACAATATCGATAAAGTTCGTGGAGTTGTCTTGACACATGGGCACGAAGATCATATTGGTTCATTATCCTACTTACTCAGAGAAATCAATGTTCCTGTATATGGGACAAGATTAGCACTTGGCTTAGTAGAAGGTCGTTTAAAAGAAAATAATGTCGGGGCTTGCAAACTTGTTCCAGTACAAGCTGGTGATATTATTCAGCTAGGAATATTTAAAGTCGGATTTATTCAAGGCAGCCATTCTATTCCAGATGCTTGCGGCATCTATTTCAATACTCCAGTCGGTACAGTTGTCCATACAGGGGACTTTAAAATTGACCAAACACCTGTTGACGGTAAGTTAATTGATATTCATAAATTTGCTGAACTTGGAAATAAAGGTGTTTTACTGCTAATGTCAGATAGTACAAATGCTGAACGTCCAGGATATACTGGTTCTGAAATGGAAGTATCCATCACCCTTGATGATGCATTCCAACAATCACGCGGACGTATCATACTTGCAACCTTTGCATCTAATGTATCGCGAATTCAACAGGCAATTCATTCTGCTTGCAAATATAAACGTAAAGTAATTATTTTTGGACGCAGTATGGTAAATGTCGTAAATATTGCTACACAACTCGGTTATTTAGAAATGCCGGAAGGCACCTTAATTGAACCGGAAGAAATGAATAATTATCGTGAAGATCAGGTTTTAATTTTAACAACTGGCAGCCAAGGTGAGCCGATGTCCGGTCTTAGCCGTATGGCTACAAATAATCATCGTACTGTTTCAGTAAATCCTGGTGACACCGTTCTTATTGCAGCAACGCCAATTCCAGGAAACGAAACATCCGTATCAAAAACAATTGATAACTTACTTCGCTTAGGTGCACATGTCGTATACGAAAAAATTTCGGGAATTCACGTTTCTGGACATGCCAGCCAAGAAGAATTGAAATTGATGCTTAACCTTGTCCGTCCGAAATTCTTTATCCCAGTTCACGGCGAATATCGTATGTTAAAACAACATGGTAAAATCGCTGAACGTTTAGGAATTCCTAAAGAAAATATTTTAATCGGTGAAAATGGCTGCGTATTTGAATTTACGTCAGACAGCGCGAAAATTAACGGAAAAGTTCCATCTGGTAAAGTATTTGTCGATGGTCTTGGTGTTGGCGATGTCGGCAATATCGTTTTACGTGATCGTCAACAATTCTCTCAAGAAGGCGTTGTTATCGTCGTTGTTACCTTACAAAAAGAAGGAAATATCATTCTTGCCGGTCCAGATTTAGTATCACGTGGATTTGTCTATGTTCGTGATTCAGAAGAACTCATGAACGAGGCACAATTTAGAGTGCAAACCGCCCTTGAAAATTGTTTGGGAAACAATATTATGGAATGGGCAACATTAAAACAACAAATTCGTGAAGCACTAGGAAAATATCTATATGAAAAAACAGGACGCCGTCCGATGATTCTACCAATCATCATGGAAGTCTAA
- a CDS encoding metal-dependent hydrolase has protein sequence MKITYLGHASLLVQSKNYSVIIDPYLSKNPLIDIDPKTINVDAVIVSHGHHDHIGDSITIAKNNHCPIVASRQLCNHFLLSDHSVSTISAQIGVRTQLAWGEIELTPAIHGDKVDIINNLKDTAPPTGILLTMNGKTLYHLGDTYLFDEMKTIGDTHTIAIAALPIGGIYTTDIDESIIVAKKIKAKQYIPIHYDTFEDIQANPKEWQEKMQSNGFNTTLINYKETISI, from the coding sequence ATGAAAATTACATATCTAGGACATGCCAGCCTACTTGTTCAGTCAAAAAATTATTCTGTAATTATTGATCCATATTTAAGTAAAAATCCCCTCATTGACATTGATCCAAAAACAATAAACGTTGATGCTGTCATCGTAAGCCATGGACATCATGATCATATCGGAGATAGTATCACAATTGCTAAAAATAATCATTGCCCAATCGTCGCCAGCCGTCAACTATGTAATCATTTTCTACTAAGCGATCATAGTGTATCCACAATTTCTGCACAAATAGGCGTAAGAACGCAACTTGCTTGGGGCGAAATAGAATTAACCCCAGCAATTCATGGGGATAAAGTCGATATTATAAATAATCTCAAAGATACTGCTCCACCGACAGGCATACTTCTTACAATGAACGGCAAAACACTTTATCACCTAGGCGACACATATTTATTTGATGAAATGAAAACGATTGGCGATACACATACAATTGCCATTGCAGCTCTTCCAATTGGCGGTATTTATACCACCGACATTGATGAATCTATTATCGTCGCCAAAAAAATCAAAGCTAAGCAGTATATACCAATACATTATGATACATTTGAAGATATACAAGCAAATCCAAAAGAATGGCAAGAAAAAATGCAGTCAAATGGATTTAACACTACACTCATCAATTATAAAGAAACGATATCTATTTAA
- a CDS encoding methylated-DNA--[protein]-cysteine S-methyltransferase: MQFFSFDKNDYGEFIIVDDGDGISQIALKNNGFLCGKIVEQETPLLAQAKLELREFFTGKRKSFDVPLSLHGTDFQMKVWQKLREIPYGQTYTYGQLATSIGNQKAARAVGMANNRNPILFMVPCHRVIGSNGALTGYAAGLDIKEKLLQMEKEFR, translated from the coding sequence ATGCAATTTTTTTCTTTTGATAAAAATGATTATGGTGAGTTCATTATTGTGGATGATGGAGATGGAATCAGTCAAATTGCCTTAAAAAATAATGGCTTTTTATGCGGGAAAATAGTAGAGCAAGAGACACCCTTATTAGCACAGGCAAAACTAGAATTAAGAGAATTTTTTACGGGAAAACGAAAAAGTTTTGATGTTCCCCTCAGCTTACACGGTACAGATTTCCAAATGAAGGTATGGCAGAAACTTAGAGAAATTCCTTATGGACAAACCTACACTTATGGACAGCTGGCAACTTCAATCGGCAATCAAAAAGCTGCAAGGGCTGTAGGGATGGCAAACAATCGTAATCCTATTTTGTTTATGGTTCCTTGCCATCGAGTGATCGGAAGTAATGGTGCATTGACAGGATATGCAGCTGGTCTGGATATAAAAGAAAAATTATTGCAAATGGAAAAAGAATTTAGATAA